From a single Rosa rugosa chromosome 7, drRosRugo1.1, whole genome shotgun sequence genomic region:
- the LOC133722938 gene encoding uncharacterized protein LOC133722938: MLKLFVKSMILIDMPDMNARYKDGTGCRCQQRDFITVEHHYHIDVFNALIDFQLSELNRRFSDQTSELLILSSTLDPRDNFRNFKTEDACNLAKKFYPEDFVDSEMFALELECAYYEKDMRSDPKFQNLESISDLCRMLVQTRKSEFFSMLYRLICLVLTIPVSTATTERAFSAMNIIKNRLRNKMEDEFLGDCMVLHIKKEYAESIDNESVIKEFEACGTRRVRFS; this comes from the coding sequence ATGTTGAAACTTTTTGTGAAAAGCATGATATTGATCGATATGCCTGATATGAATGCTCGTTATAAGGATGGTACAGGTTGTCGTTGCCAACAAAGAGATTTCATTACAGTTGAGCATCATTACCATATAGATGTCTTCAATGCTTTAATTGATTTTCAGTTGAGTGAGTTGAATAGAAGATTCTCAGACCAAACATCTGAACTTCTTATACTTAGTTCAACCTTGGATCCTCGTGACAACTTCAGAAATTTTAAAACTGAAGATGCATGCAATCTTGCAAAGAAGTTTTATCCTGAAGATTTTGTTGATAGTGAAATgtttgctctagaattagagtGTGCATATTATGAGAAAGATATGCGTAGTGATCCGAAGTTCCAGAATTTGGAATCCATTTCTGATTTGTGCAGAATGTTGGTTCAAACAAGGAAGTCAGAATTTTTCTCTATGCTTTATAGATTGATTTGTCTAGTTTTGACTATTCCTGTTTCTACGGCGACCACTGAAAGAGCATTTTCAGCTATGAACATCATTAAGAATAGACTTAGAAACAAGATGGAAGATGAGTTTCTTGGTGATTGTATGGTCCTTCACATTAAGAAGGAATATGCTGAATCTATTGACAATGAATCGGTAATCAAAGAGTTTGAAGCTTGTGGAACTCGTAGAGTTAGATTTAGTTAG